In Legionella sp. MW5194, a single window of DNA contains:
- a CDS encoding F0F1 ATP synthase subunit delta — protein MELSWTTFSLELINFLILIWILKRFLYEPIQKTILERKKRVQEQLETAQTLHRQATQLQTTYEHRLADWQQEKATLQNEWHEAMEQWKSEERLRFEKQLRQEKEQVFSHEMQKAAATIENNAKEAFLLAGKFAEKLLMPFADAHLEENIIKKTIEDLNHFPVEQWQWLNTVPEEETISIQTAYPIQEHQKQDLLQVIEQLSPKKLTVCFTENPKLLAGLTLQMGPMCLQANLRDELKFFTETKNELA, from the coding sequence ATGGAACTCTCTTGGACCACTTTTTCATTAGAACTCATTAATTTTCTTATTCTCATTTGGATTTTGAAACGCTTTCTTTATGAGCCCATACAAAAAACCATATTAGAACGAAAAAAAAGAGTGCAAGAACAATTAGAGACTGCACAAACACTGCACAGGCAAGCAACGCAATTGCAAACAACCTATGAACATCGCCTTGCCGATTGGCAACAAGAGAAAGCGACCCTACAAAACGAGTGGCATGAGGCGATGGAGCAATGGAAATCAGAAGAAAGACTCCGGTTTGAAAAACAATTGCGTCAAGAAAAAGAGCAGGTTTTTTCCCATGAAATGCAAAAAGCCGCAGCCACCATTGAAAACAATGCCAAGGAAGCGTTTCTATTGGCTGGGAAATTTGCTGAAAAATTGTTAATGCCTTTTGCGGATGCCCATCTTGAAGAGAACATCATTAAAAAAACCATTGAGGATCTGAATCATTTTCCGGTAGAACAATGGCAATGGCTCAATACTGTGCCGGAAGAAGAAACCATTTCGATACAAACGGCCTACCCCATCCAAGAACATCAGAAACAGGATCTCTTGCAAGTCATTGAACAATTGTCGCCTAAAAAACTTACCGTCTGTTTCACGGAAAATCCAAAGCTTCTCGCGGGATTAACCCTGCAAATGGGCCCCATGTGCTTGCAAGCCAATCTTCGTGATGAATTAAAATTCTTTACAGAGACAAAAAATGAATTGGCCTAA
- a CDS encoding F0F1 ATP synthase subunit C, with protein MNDISWFSLASTVIAAIAIAIGTIGPALAMGRAISHALDALARQPEAEKSITRTLFIGLAMIESLAIYCLVIVLIILFRNPLLSYFVTQQG; from the coding sequence ATGAATGACATAAGTTGGTTTAGTTTAGCGTCAACCGTTATTGCAGCAATAGCCATTGCCATAGGAACTATAGGGCCAGCTCTGGCCATGGGGCGCGCGATTAGTCACGCCTTAGATGCTTTGGCAAGGCAACCTGAAGCCGAAAAATCCATCACCAGAACCTTATTTATTGGTTTGGCCATGATCGAGTCGTTAGCCATTTATTGTTTGGTGATTGTTTTGATTATCCTCTTTAGAAATCCATTATTGTCTTATTTTGTAACGCAACAGGGATAA
- a CDS encoding F0F1 ATP synthase subunit A, with amino-acid sequence MGEEGFLAHFAFSIGGLPITQSVLTTWFIMISLFIMAWSTTYKCSLLQPSTYQLLWEGVLSTMYDAIKEVLPNHVELIFPFVATLWIFILVSNLIGVIPGFYSPTADLSVTASLAIITFLSVHWFGIRAEGWREYLKHYIKPTPFLLPFHLISEISRTLALAVRLFGNIMSLQLTALIVLMIAGFLVPIPILILHIIEAIIQAYIFGMLALIYIAGGIQAHELKSQGESL; translated from the coding sequence GTGGGAGAAGAAGGATTCTTAGCGCATTTTGCCTTTTCAATCGGTGGATTACCCATCACACAAAGCGTCTTAACCACGTGGTTCATTATGATCTCCTTATTCATCATGGCATGGAGTACCACTTACAAATGCTCTCTCCTACAGCCAAGCACGTACCAACTCCTTTGGGAGGGTGTTTTGAGCACCATGTACGATGCGATAAAAGAAGTATTGCCCAACCACGTTGAGTTGATATTTCCTTTTGTAGCCACCTTGTGGATTTTTATCCTTGTTTCCAATTTAATCGGTGTTATCCCGGGATTTTATTCACCAACGGCGGATTTATCGGTGACGGCATCCCTTGCGATAATAACTTTTTTATCGGTACACTGGTTTGGAATTCGTGCCGAGGGGTGGCGAGAGTATTTGAAACATTATATTAAGCCAACTCCTTTTTTATTGCCTTTTCATTTAATCAGCGAAATCTCTCGAACCTTAGCATTGGCCGTCCGCTTGTTTGGTAATATCATGAGCTTGCAATTAACCGCCCTGATTGTCCTCATGATTGCCGGATTTTTAGTTCCTATTCCAATACTCATTTTACATATTATTGAAGCCATCATCCAAGCGTATATTTTTGGCATGCTGGCCTTAATTTACATTGCTGGGGGCATTCAAGCCCATGAGCTTAAAAGCCAAGGAGAATCGTTATGA
- a CDS encoding AtpZ/AtpI family protein, with protein MEFKNSNKELEQQVKRNVRKINKAKKGKSTLLAQTVYLGTLGFVFVLPIIAGAYLGVWLDEKIKGYSMSWTINLILLGVIIGAINVYLLIKD; from the coding sequence ATGGAATTTAAAAATTCAAACAAGGAACTGGAACAACAAGTGAAACGAAACGTCCGCAAAATCAATAAAGCTAAAAAGGGAAAATCAACGTTATTAGCCCAAACAGTTTACCTGGGTACTTTAGGCTTTGTTTTTGTGTTACCCATCATTGCAGGAGCCTATCTCGGGGTTTGGCTCGATGAGAAAATAAAAGGGTATTCCATGAGTTGGACCATCAATTTAATCCTCCTTGGGGTGATTATTGGTGCCATTAACGTGTATCTTTTAATTAAGGACTAA
- a CDS encoding F0F1 ATP synthase subunit epsilon produces the protein MELFTIHLKSATQYEKIDKVISFVGEDASGQFGILAHHSRMMTCLKFGLAWFRDENQETEYLALPGAVVYFIDNQLHIATRHYVRHKEYQAIQRVLAEELHWEENNLLRTKESVHRLDEEMLKRLWELNRQNSYGI, from the coding sequence ATGGAGCTTTTTACTATCCATCTTAAGAGTGCCACACAATATGAAAAAATCGATAAGGTCATCAGTTTTGTGGGTGAGGATGCTTCTGGGCAATTTGGAATTTTAGCTCATCATAGCCGAATGATGACGTGCTTAAAATTCGGCTTGGCCTGGTTTCGTGATGAAAATCAAGAGACGGAATACTTAGCATTGCCAGGTGCCGTGGTTTATTTCATTGACAATCAATTGCATATTGCGACACGACATTATGTGCGCCATAAAGAATACCAAGCCATACAAAGGGTCCTGGCGGAAGAATTACATTGGGAAGAAAACAATCTATTGCGCACTAAAGAAAGCGTGCATCGTTTGGATGAAGAAATGTTAAAGCGTTTATGGGAATTAAACCGGCAGAACAGCTATGGAATTTAA
- the atpD gene encoding F0F1 ATP synthase subunit beta produces the protein MGHEYNWKMMDKNTAVAQSHGTPIGRIIEINGPVVRIHCDVLPPLHQSLKTYTDSDEYILEVCQHLDEHHVRAITLHRASGLQRGLIVYDQGTSLQIPVSKECLGRLLNIFGEPLDGGPPLETNEYRDVLAKSEPLQMTSTQETILETGIKVIDLLCPFVRGSKTGLFGGAGVGKTVLLMELMHAIIQLHQGTSVFAGVGERIREGHELWHEMKSAGVMDKTLMVFGQMDESPGVRFRTGLSALTYAEYLRDTLGHEVLFLVDNIYRFVQAGSEISGLLGRMPASVGYQPTLMTEIAELEERMTSTAKGAVTSVQAVYVPADDMSDPAVTGIITHLDSIIVLSRAQAGKGIYPAVDPLASKSQFMDKILLGERHYSIAQAVREHLEHYQELEDMISMMGIEELSPKDRAIVLRARKLQRYLSQPFHVTKLQTGMEGKSVSLEHTLTDCESFLRGDYDEFSEEECYMRGAMDKGR, from the coding sequence ATGGGTCATGAATACAATTGGAAAATGATGGATAAAAACACGGCTGTTGCTCAAAGTCATGGAACTCCCATCGGCAGGATAATCGAAATCAATGGCCCTGTTGTCAGGATACATTGTGATGTACTGCCTCCTTTGCATCAATCTCTTAAAACTTACACGGACAGTGATGAATACATTTTGGAAGTGTGTCAGCACCTTGATGAGCATCATGTGAGAGCCATCACGCTCCACCGTGCCTCAGGATTGCAAAGAGGTTTAATAGTTTATGACCAAGGCACTTCGTTACAAATTCCCGTTTCAAAAGAATGCTTGGGCCGCCTTTTAAATATTTTTGGTGAGCCGTTAGACGGCGGCCCACCATTAGAAACCAATGAATATCGTGATGTTCTAGCCAAATCAGAACCACTTCAAATGACGAGCACTCAAGAAACCATTCTTGAGACAGGAATTAAGGTCATTGATTTACTTTGTCCCTTCGTCAGGGGCTCTAAAACGGGATTGTTTGGTGGTGCAGGAGTTGGAAAAACCGTACTCCTGATGGAATTGATGCATGCCATTATTCAATTGCATCAAGGAACCTCCGTCTTTGCTGGTGTTGGCGAGCGTATTCGGGAGGGACATGAATTGTGGCATGAGATGAAATCCGCAGGCGTAATGGATAAAACCCTCATGGTGTTTGGTCAAATGGACGAATCACCGGGAGTGCGTTTTCGCACAGGGTTATCGGCATTAACTTATGCGGAATATTTGCGTGATACGTTGGGCCATGAGGTTCTTTTTCTTGTGGATAATATTTATCGTTTTGTGCAAGCCGGCAGTGAAATTTCAGGCCTACTCGGCCGAATGCCGGCCAGTGTCGGTTATCAACCCACCTTAATGACTGAGATAGCGGAACTTGAAGAGCGCATGACATCGACTGCCAAAGGAGCAGTGACTTCGGTACAAGCGGTTTATGTTCCGGCTGATGATATGAGCGATCCGGCGGTGACCGGGATTATTACTCATTTGGATTCCATCATCGTACTCTCTCGCGCACAAGCAGGCAAAGGCATTTATCCCGCCGTAGATCCCTTAGCTTCCAAGAGTCAATTTATGGATAAAATCCTATTGGGCGAGCGACACTATTCCATTGCACAAGCCGTACGAGAACACCTTGAACATTATCAAGAATTAGAAGACATGATTTCTATGATGGGGATTGAAGAGCTTTCTCCTAAAGACCGTGCTATTGTGTTAAGAGCACGTAAACTGCAGCGCTATCTTAGCCAACCCTTTCATGTCACCAAGCTTCAAACAGGAATGGAAGGGAAATCGGTTTCATTAGAACACACATTAACCGATTGCGAATCCTTTCTAAGAGGCGATTACGATGAATTTTCAGAAGAAGAGTGTTACATGAGAGGTGCCATGGATAAAGGGAGATAA
- a CDS encoding substrate of the Dot/Icm secretion system: protein MLKRNAFILLAACSLVATPLFAEDMPSGSQMNNMGMQSSNQQSTQLQDEMKQMQEALKQMQEMHDKLMNAKTTEEKKSLMQTQMPMMEEGMHTMQKGMKMMQSMHDDTAKQPEMMDQRMKMMQMMTQMMQMMMDRQMMGCPMMKNQ from the coding sequence ATGTTAAAAAGGAATGCGTTCATTTTATTGGCCGCTTGCAGCTTGGTTGCCACGCCACTCTTCGCAGAAGATATGCCTTCTGGTTCTCAAATGAATAATATGGGAATGCAAAGCTCTAATCAGCAGTCAACCCAACTGCAAGACGAAATGAAGCAAATGCAAGAAGCACTAAAACAAATGCAGGAGATGCATGATAAGCTTATGAATGCAAAAACAACGGAAGAAAAGAAATCGTTGATGCAAACACAAATGCCCATGATGGAAGAAGGCATGCACACCATGCAAAAAGGCATGAAGATGATGCAAAGTATGCACGATGATACAGCAAAACAACCCGAGATGATGGATCAACGTATGAAAATGATGCAAATGATGACGCAAATGATGCAGATGATGATGGATAGGCAAATGATGGGATGTCCCATGATGAAAAACCAATAA
- a CDS encoding helix-turn-helix domain-containing protein gives MKKQTDLIVLGKQIRKIRKEKGFSQEGFANFIEMNRGYYGTVERGEANITILNLLKILKGLDVTPNELFPPSTYVSLKRKITKNSAS, from the coding sequence ATGAAAAAACAAACCGACTTAATTGTACTAGGCAAGCAAATTCGCAAAATCAGAAAAGAGAAAGGTTTTTCTCAAGAGGGTTTTGCCAATTTCATCGAAATGAATCGGGGTTACTACGGGACTGTGGAACGTGGCGAAGCCAATATAACCATTTTAAATCTTCTAAAAATTCTTAAAGGATTAGATGTCACACCAAATGAGTTGTTCCCGCCCTCAACTTATGTGAGCTTGAAGAGGAAAATAACTAAAAACTCAGCCTCATAA
- a CDS encoding heme NO-binding domain-containing protein, translating to MKGIVFTSLNNMIIEQFGIETWDQLVSSLDLPSGGSYTAGGTYSDTELQQLIQAIAKRTNQHASVFLEAFGEYMFPILSSKYAIFLKKDMTLKEFLKSIDGTIHVEVEKLYPDETLPTISYEEPAAKQLVMLYRSHRRLCHFAIGLIQGAAQHFKKRITIKQTHCMLKKDDHCRLEITFE from the coding sequence ATGAAAGGTATCGTTTTTACCTCCTTAAATAACATGATTATAGAACAATTTGGCATAGAAACCTGGGACCAACTCGTATCCTCACTAGACCTTCCAAGTGGTGGAAGTTATACAGCAGGCGGCACTTACTCGGATACAGAACTTCAGCAATTGATTCAGGCCATTGCGAAGAGGACCAATCAGCACGCTTCTGTTTTTTTAGAGGCCTTTGGTGAATACATGTTTCCTATCTTATCGAGTAAGTACGCAATTTTTTTAAAAAAGGACATGACATTAAAAGAATTTTTAAAAAGCATTGATGGAACAATTCATGTGGAAGTAGAAAAGTTATACCCAGATGAAACATTACCTACCATTAGCTATGAAGAGCCTGCTGCAAAACAATTGGTTATGTTATATCGATCACATAGAAGGCTCTGCCATTTTGCAATAGGTCTCATCCAAGGAGCCGCTCAACATTTTAAAAAGAGAATTACCATTAAGCAGACTCACTGCATGTTAAAAAAAGATGATCATTGTCGTTTGGAGATTACCTTTGAGTAA
- a CDS encoding bifunctional diguanylate cyclase/phosphodiesterase, translated as MIIVVWRLPLSNENKAIFERSYYRERKAREEAELLLENKTRELHLLNQDLEKKNAELLKTLKDLESVQKKLSKLAHFDVLSRLPNRLQFELDLKREIARSKRYGRHLALLSIDLDFFKNVNDRFGHDVGDGLLREVAKRLCSSLREEDCVARLGGDEFAVILTEINNPQQAKLVANTMIQKMGQPFLIKGHTVMIGLSIGIAYFPDAGEEAVTLRKNADIALYNAKECGRNNCQIFTPSLRKQYSKRLGIGTELHLALERQEFFLVYQPRVDLKTNSMVGMEVLLRWQHPKRGVVFPDEFISVAEHFNLIIPIGEWVLRTACRQYVDWKKSYAPFNCTLAINISLHQFQHKGFISSVKHILQEYQMPSDWLELEITEATAVNFLGKIEDTLSTLRNMGVKLAFDNFGSGYSFLSHLKNSPVQSIKLKQTLIEDAHLRENDNLIIKSTIALSQELGLNVVVGGVETEEQLNFLRSSHCFEVQGYYSSKPLTVGQMTQFIEERNSKGL; from the coding sequence ATGATCATTGTCGTTTGGAGATTACCTTTGAGTAATGAGAACAAAGCAATATTTGAGCGCTCTTATTATCGCGAAAGAAAAGCACGCGAGGAAGCCGAATTATTGTTGGAAAATAAGACAAGGGAACTTCATTTACTGAACCAGGATTTGGAAAAAAAGAATGCTGAACTGCTAAAAACGCTAAAAGATTTAGAAAGCGTACAAAAGAAATTATCGAAATTAGCCCATTTTGATGTATTAAGCCGATTACCCAATCGATTGCAGTTTGAACTGGATTTAAAACGTGAGATTGCCAGGTCAAAAAGATACGGTCGTCATCTGGCTCTGTTAAGCATCGATTTGGATTTTTTTAAAAATGTGAATGATCGCTTTGGTCATGATGTCGGTGATGGTCTATTGCGTGAAGTAGCGAAGCGTCTTTGCTCAAGTCTTCGCGAAGAAGATTGTGTGGCTCGATTAGGAGGAGATGAGTTTGCTGTTATTTTGACAGAAATTAATAATCCACAACAGGCAAAATTAGTGGCCAATACTATGATTCAAAAGATGGGTCAACCATTCCTTATTAAAGGTCATACCGTCATGATTGGACTAAGTATAGGAATTGCTTACTTTCCTGATGCCGGTGAGGAGGCAGTAACCCTTCGTAAGAATGCCGATATTGCTTTATACAACGCCAAAGAATGTGGTCGAAATAATTGCCAAATCTTTACACCGTCTCTTAGAAAACAATATTCAAAACGCTTGGGAATAGGGACCGAGTTGCATCTTGCTTTGGAGCGACAAGAGTTTTTTCTCGTTTATCAGCCTCGGGTTGACTTAAAAACGAATTCTATGGTTGGGATGGAGGTCTTATTGCGTTGGCAACATCCCAAGCGAGGTGTTGTTTTTCCTGATGAATTCATTTCCGTTGCAGAGCATTTTAACTTGATTATTCCAATTGGTGAATGGGTCTTACGAACCGCGTGTAGGCAGTATGTGGATTGGAAAAAGAGTTACGCTCCTTTCAACTGCACCCTGGCGATTAATATTTCGCTTCATCAATTTCAACACAAAGGGTTTATTTCTTCTGTGAAGCACATTTTACAAGAATATCAAATGCCATCGGATTGGTTAGAGCTTGAAATTACGGAAGCAACGGCAGTCAATTTTTTGGGAAAGATTGAAGATACATTAAGTACGCTTCGCAATATGGGGGTAAAGCTTGCTTTTGATAATTTTGGCTCAGGCTATTCTTTTTTATCTCACTTAAAAAATTCACCAGTCCAATCCATCAAACTGAAACAAACCTTAATTGAAGATGCTCATCTCAGAGAAAATGATAATTTAATTATCAAATCGACGATTGCTTTGTCGCAAGAATTAGGATTGAATGTGGTGGTGGGTGGTGTCGAAACAGAAGAACAACTCAATTTTTTACGGTCAAGTCACTGTTTCGAAGTGCAAGGTTATTACAGCAGTAAACCGTTAACAGTAGGACAGATGACGCAATTTATCGAGGAAAGGAACTCCAAAGGGCTGTAG
- a CDS encoding alpha/beta hydrolase: MKRSEKQCCPKERILTQSQELQEGVDFSCCAQADRGTSDNFFPFFTRLVQANLAKWTAGISPAAIGSSYSTWLWQLAQSPGVLWELAFYPFFHAKDCINNIVCVERAADGKDVRFKKDSWQPMPWRLFAEGFLQMEDWWRRATTDVPGLPNQVERIVSFWARQSLDALSPSNFVWSNPDLFHEARRTGGLNLIQGGQIAFEDWLEKLTGAPPTGSEHFIPGKQVAITPGRVVFQNHLIELIQYEAQTKTVYKEPILILPAWIMKYYILDLSPHNSLVKWLVSQGHTVYIISWRNPDKEDQDLGMDDYYRQGAMAAFDAVSTLLPETKINLMGYCLGGTLAMITAAAMVRDKDERLNSLTLVAAQGDFTEAGELMLFVTESQVDFLKSMMREQGYLDTKQMAGSFQMLRAYDLIWSKMVQDYMHGMRRGMIDLTAWNADATRMPYKMHSEYLEKLFLKNDFAEGRYTVEGKPVAAENIQLPVFAVSTEKDHVAPWQSVYKIHLMTEGDVTFVLTGGGHNAGIISEPGHSGRSYRVHEHKQGEAYLNPGSWLAMAEKREGSWWQAWHAWLVQQNTKKRIASSVMNPSLPAAPGTYVLQK, from the coding sequence ATGAAGAGATCAGAAAAACAATGTTGTCCTAAGGAAAGGATACTCACTCAGAGTCAAGAATTGCAAGAAGGGGTAGATTTCTCGTGTTGTGCACAGGCTGATAGAGGTACTTCCGATAACTTCTTTCCATTTTTCACTCGATTAGTGCAAGCCAACTTGGCTAAATGGACGGCAGGAATAAGTCCTGCTGCCATCGGCTCTTCTTATTCCACCTGGCTTTGGCAATTGGCCCAATCCCCTGGGGTTTTGTGGGAACTTGCTTTTTATCCGTTTTTTCATGCCAAGGATTGCATTAATAATATCGTTTGTGTTGAACGTGCTGCGGATGGTAAAGACGTGCGTTTTAAAAAAGACAGTTGGCAGCCCATGCCTTGGCGTTTATTCGCCGAAGGATTTTTGCAGATGGAGGATTGGTGGCGACGCGCCACAACGGACGTACCAGGATTGCCCAACCAGGTGGAACGTATTGTTTCGTTCTGGGCACGTCAATCCCTTGATGCCCTATCCCCTTCCAATTTTGTTTGGTCTAATCCTGATTTATTCCATGAAGCCAGGCGCACTGGGGGCCTTAATCTCATCCAAGGAGGCCAAATCGCATTCGAAGATTGGCTAGAAAAGCTAACCGGTGCACCACCTACAGGTTCTGAACATTTTATCCCTGGGAAACAAGTGGCTATTACCCCAGGGCGGGTGGTCTTTCAAAATCATTTAATTGAGCTCATTCAATATGAGGCCCAAACGAAAACAGTCTATAAAGAGCCGATACTTATCTTACCAGCCTGGATTATGAAATATTATATTCTCGATTTATCACCACATAACTCCTTAGTGAAGTGGCTCGTAAGTCAGGGGCACACCGTATATATCATTTCTTGGCGCAATCCTGACAAAGAGGACCAGGATTTGGGGATGGATGATTATTATCGGCAAGGAGCTATGGCTGCATTTGATGCGGTGTCGACCCTTTTGCCAGAAACTAAAATCAATCTGATGGGGTATTGTTTAGGGGGCACCCTGGCCATGATTACCGCAGCTGCGATGGTAAGAGACAAGGACGAACGTTTAAACAGCTTGACCCTCGTGGCAGCCCAAGGGGATTTTACTGAGGCTGGGGAATTAATGCTTTTTGTGACTGAAAGTCAAGTGGATTTTCTTAAAAGTATGATGAGGGAGCAAGGGTATCTGGATACCAAGCAAATGGCCGGTTCTTTTCAGATGTTGCGTGCTTATGACTTAATTTGGTCCAAAATGGTTCAAGATTACATGCATGGCATGCGGCGCGGGATGATTGATTTAACCGCTTGGAATGCGGATGCTACACGAATGCCTTATAAAATGCACAGCGAATACCTTGAAAAACTGTTTTTAAAGAATGATTTTGCCGAAGGGCGTTACACCGTTGAAGGAAAGCCGGTGGCTGCTGAAAATATTCAGTTGCCTGTTTTTGCGGTGAGCACTGAAAAAGACCATGTAGCCCCTTGGCAATCCGTCTATAAAATCCATCTTATGACAGAAGGGGATGTGACCTTTGTTCTCACTGGCGGTGGGCATAATGCGGGCATCATCAGTGAACCTGGCCACTCAGGACGTTCTTATCGTGTTCATGAGCATAAACAAGGCGAGGCTTACTTAAATCCTGGGAGCTGGCTTGCGATGGCAGAGAAGCGGGAGGGCTCCTGGTGGCAAGCATGGCATGCGTGGTTAGTCCAGCAAAACACTAAAAAACGCATTGCATCATCGGTCATGAATCCCTCACTGCCAGCGGCACCGGGAACTTATGTGCTTCAGAAGTAG
- the phbB gene encoding acetoacetyl-CoA reductase, protein MNQRVALVTGGTGGIGTAICQEMQKLDYQVIACYFKQGNHDLAKEWQKKQAMQGFDIDIVYADISSFNDCEKVTELVIEKYGKIDILVNNAGVTNDATLKKMTQEQWQNVIHANLNSVFNMTKTVISTMLDNSYGRIITISSVNGRKGQFGQCNYAATKSALYGFTKSLAQEVAKKGITVNTISPGYINTEMLASLRDDILEAIVAQIPVGRLGKPQEIARVVAFLAEEQSGFITGANFDVNGGQYM, encoded by the coding sequence GTGAATCAACGAGTTGCTTTAGTCACAGGGGGCACTGGTGGTATTGGTACTGCCATATGCCAGGAAATGCAAAAGTTAGATTATCAAGTCATTGCCTGTTATTTTAAACAAGGCAATCATGATTTGGCGAAAGAATGGCAGAAAAAACAGGCCATGCAAGGCTTTGATATCGACATTGTCTACGCCGATATTTCTTCCTTCAATGATTGTGAGAAAGTGACCGAATTGGTCATCGAAAAATACGGCAAGATCGATATTCTAGTGAATAATGCCGGTGTTACAAACGATGCCACTTTGAAAAAGATGACTCAAGAACAATGGCAGAATGTCATCCATGCCAATTTAAATAGTGTCTTTAATATGACGAAAACCGTGATATCCACCATGTTGGATAATAGTTATGGACGTATCATCACCATTTCTTCCGTTAATGGACGCAAAGGTCAATTTGGCCAGTGTAATTACGCGGCCACTAAATCCGCATTATACGGTTTTACCAAAAGTCTGGCACAAGAAGTCGCAAAGAAAGGCATCACAGTGAATACCATCTCCCCTGGCTATATTAATACCGAGATGCTTGCTTCTCTGAGGGATGACATTTTAGAAGCGATTGTTGCTCAAATTCCTGTGGGACGATTAGGCAAACCCCAGGAAATTGCTCGTGTTGTTGCTTTCCTTGCAGAAGAGCAAAGTGGTTTTATTACCGGCGCCAATTTTGATGTCAATGGTGGGCAATACATGTAA
- a CDS encoding cold-shock protein, which translates to MANKIRGKVKWFNKDKGFGFIESSGKDYFVHFSSIQSDGFKTLPDGATVLFKMGKGQKGPQAEEVEVI; encoded by the coding sequence ATGGCCAATAAAATTCGTGGTAAAGTCAAATGGTTTAATAAAGACAAGGGTTTTGGTTTTATTGAAAGCAGTGGCAAAGACTACTTTGTCCACTTTAGTTCAATTCAAAGTGACGGCTTTAAAACACTTCCTGATGGGGCAACTGTTCTTTTTAAAATGGGAAAAGGACAGAAAGGACCTCAGGCCGAGGAAGTAGAAGTTATCTAA